In Prunus dulcis chromosome 2, ALMONDv2, whole genome shotgun sequence, a single genomic region encodes these proteins:
- the LOC117617511 gene encoding uncharacterized protein LOC117617511 isoform X5 — protein sequence MSRKVHMRGESGACNLCSAPCSSCVHFNRALMGSKADEFSDETCRVNAASQYSINVGDTSASFKSKACDSLQHTTSETSNLLSVNSSHDSLSENAESKAPIRSSDTSDAVEGFEMLTNTFEDSKVVEVNDDNISCISRVNDANLAVNHHNRNVERKNLSCSFASVGSVDPEEVEKAHKSVLSEMVKAADAGDSATKGKLPECSGNMDSSLIKESPSDIVARQKFDSNKGLGASTKICPKTEVETNGNGQDLNDEALKCLDHGEQDEKSNELVAVAEKQPLQSASGDDSDESDIVEHDVKVCDICGDAGREDMLAMCSRCSDGAEHIYCMRKMLRKVPKGQWLCEECKFAEEADNQKQGSDMEGKKMDKAILSTQFSNKRLAENIEVAPAAKRQALEIRVGSPRPSSPKRMGALSRESSFKSIDKERLRSTYQSSQSINDISETARSPSSGIRLQTTKGTLLKSNSFNTLTSKPRVKTVDDVPQKQKGSKEHSSLDMKERVARMMGKSVSFKSANSGRSNVSESKVKMLSSKFSHVQDLKGLKQAKERSTIERKNLSKLDRPLASFPAASPIVSTPKIEPESRGETSLLSSVSNNRESKVVLPDGKLSTVAKSIGNLTRKGVEPQNASVGGSSTNGICNSASEQKSNQVSSKDEPLSSYSGIVEKPCSNVDETLEDAFPQSVEMTSQADKTRESAARCRPTVTASPKCKDIGHTAEFCRVGISQTSGTDASTPISSREDMPRGNRLKDAIHAALLRKPEIYRKKRVFDPSDELSTSNVDLSYEVASQEQSMISNKLNNITCSEGSHDGQTVLGTSTSDSYKNTTVNNLKQHTVQPIDSVFPSKVTDSVSVVPSLGKSTVKDLHSHASVAMYVLAKTTAIPEYEYIWQGSFEVQRGGNYLDLCGGVQAHLSTCASPRVLEVVNKFQFKVPLSEVPRLSVWPSHFHQSGAKEDNIALYFFAKDLESYERDYKFLLDAMIKNDLALKGNFDGVELLIFPSNQLPERSQRWNMLFFLWGVFRTTRVHRLDFTKETCVPSLSNSLDKYGTLSENLCIPKHIDEFSASDKCRDVASAANSLLHMGPTVSKDHVSKDTYPEEVRSGSKVSLVVQDSRLDSNTTNNAGLSEGVPCTAPLQQEICLRGSGLGTEIKSSIPITGSNSSNKGEKRQVHWVTSGDREGAEYLKIRPISNQEVAIAGSVGEETIPDRKKRVGLAGGVEEVILDGVNIESVECKQDKELKRDYGYKEIEAALVRDLTAGVNSFQSSKRKHPHIALSETAASAATNQEMSWNEVNSTQIDGEGDSKKPKIGSSGLYGCSISRGTNAVDDGFVSHNYMGPCSMVEKRCVEACEEKVIPEDLGTTERYFFPVDSRHVQHFHTVENSVPWKGSSSGDEDKSRDGFPSLELALGAETKPQNKGILPFFVGLADEKNNQDKPLDAVVDEKDDDASASLSLSLSFPFPDKEKPVKPVSKSEQLLPERHHVNTSLLLFGRLPDK from the exons ATGAGTCGGAAAGTTCATATGAGAGGCGAGTCTGGGGCTTGTAACCTGTGCTCTGCTCCCTGTTCATCTTGTGTGCATTTTAATAGAGCTCTTATGGGGTCAAAGGCTGATGAATTTTCTGATGAAACCTGTCGTGTTAATGCGGCTAGTCAATATTCTATCAATGTGGGCGATACTTCAGCCTCTTTTAAGAGCAAGGCATGTGACAGTTTACAACATACCACCAGTGAGACTAGTAACCTACTTAGTGTTAATTCAAGTCATGATTCTTTGTCTGAAAATGCTGAAAGCAAAGCACCCATAAGGTCTTCTGATACATCTGATGCTGTAGAAGGTTTTGAGATGCTTACAAATACGTTTGAGGATTCTAAAGTTGTTGAAGTCAATGACGATAACATTTCATGTATAAGTAGAGTCAATGATGCAAATTTAGCAGTCAATCACCATAACAGAAATGTAGAACGGAAGAATTTGTCTTGTAGTTTTGCTTCAGTTGGTAGTGTAGATCCAGAAGAAGTTGAAAAGGCACACAAGTCAGTCTTGTCAGAGATGGTAAAAGCTGCAGATGCTGGTGATAGCGCAACAAAG GGAAAACTGCCAGAATGCTCTGGGAATATGGATTCATCATTAATAAAAGAGTCACCATCTGATATTGTCGCTCGCCAGAAATTTGATTCTAATAAAGGTTTGGGGGCCTCTACAAAAATCTGTCCGAAGACAGAAGTAGAGACCAATGGTAATGGCCAAGACCTAAATGATGAAGCTTTGAAATGTTTGGATCATGGTGAACAAGATGAGAAGTCTAATGAGTTGGTCGCAGTAGCTGAGAAGCAGCCCTTGCAATCTGCTTCTGGAGATGACAGTGATGAATCGGACATTGTGGAGCATGAT GTAAAAGTATGCGATATTTGTGGGGATGCAGGTCGCGAAGATATGCTTGCCATGTGTAGTAGGTGCAGCGATGGTGCAGAACACAT CTATTGCATGCGAAAGATGCTTCGGAAAGTTCCTAAAGGTCAATGGCTGTGTGAGGAATGCAAGTTTGCTGAGGAAGCTGACAACCAGAAGCAAG GTTCAGATATGGAGGGGAAAAAAATGGACAAAGCCATTTTGAGTACACAATTCTCTAATAAGAGACTAGCAGAAAATATAGAAGTAGCTCCTGCTGCGAAAAGGCAGGCTCTTGAAATTCGTGTGGGATCACCAAGGCCATCCAGCCCTAAGAGAATGGGTGCTCTATCACGTGAGTCTTCGTTCAAGAGCATAGATAAGGAAAGATTGAGGTCAACTTATCAGAGCTCACAGTCCATTAATGATATATCAGAAACTGCACGCTCTCCTTCTAGTGGTATACGGCTTCAAACAACCAAGG GTACATTGTTAAAGTCAAATTCATTCAACACCTTGACTTCCAAACCAAGAGTTAAGACTGTAGATGATGTTCCTCAAAAGCAGAAAGGATCTAAAGAACATTCTTCCCTTGATATGAAGGAGAGGGTGGCCAGAATGATgggcaaatctgtgtcattcAAATCTGCAAACTCAGGGCGTTCAAATGTGTCTGAATCCAAAGTTAAAATGCTTTCATCTAAATTTAGCCATGTTCAAGATCTAAAAGGattgaaacaagcaaaagaGCGGAGCacaattgaaagaaaaaatttgtcCAAACTGGACCGCCCCCTTGCTAGCTTTCCCGCAGCTAGTCCTATTGTTTCAACACCTAAGATTGAACCAGAATCTCGTGGTGAAACTAGTTTGCTTTCATCTGTGAGCAACAATCGAGAGTCAAAGGTCGTATTACCTGATGGAAAATTAAGTACTGTAGCAAAATCTATTGGTAATCTGACTCGTAAAGGTGTTGAGCCTCAAAATGCTTCAG TTGGAGGTTCATCTACGAATGGAATATGTAATTCTGCTTCTGAACAAAAGTCAAACCAAGTTAGCTCTAAGGATGAACCCTTATCCAGCTATTCTGGgattgttgagaaaccatGCTCTAATGTTGACGAAACATTAGAAGATGCGTTCCCACAATCAGTGGAAATGACAAGTCAGGCTGATAAAACCAGGGAGAGCGCTGCTCGCTGTAGGCCTACTGTTACAGCTAGTCCAAAGTGTAAAGACATAGGTCATACTGCGGAATTTTGCAGAGTTGGCATTTCACAGACTTCTGGTACTGATGCTTCTACTCCAATAAGTTCTAGGGAGGATATGCCGAGAGGTAATAGGTTGAAAGATGCAATTCACGCAGCTTTGCTTAGAAAGCCTGAAATATacagaaaaaagagagtattCGATCCATCTGATGAGTTGTCCACATCAAACGTGGACTTAAGTTATGAAGTAGCTTCTCAAGAGCAATCAATGATTTCAAATAAGTTGAATAATATCACGTGTAGTGAAGGATCACATGATGGACAAACAGTTCTTGGGACTTCTACTTCTGACTCTTACAAGAATACAACTGTCAATAATTTAAAGCAGCATACAGTGCAGCCCATTGATTCTGTGTTTCCTTCCAAAGTGACAGACTCTGTTTCTGTTGTTCCTTCTCTTGGAAAGTCTACAGTGAAAGATTTGCATAGTCATGCTTCAGTGGCGATGTATGTTCTTGCAAAGACAACAGCCATACCAGAATATGAATACATCTGGCA GGGGAGTTTCGAAGTGCAGAGAGGTGGAAATTATTTGGATTTATGTGGTGGAGTTCAAGCTCATTTGTCAACTTGTGCATCACCAAGGGTTCTTGAAGTGGTGAACAAATTTCAGTTCAAAGTTCCTCTGAGTGAAGTACCTCGCTTGAGTGTATGGCCATCACACTTCCATCAAAGTGGTGCTAAAGAAGATAACATTGCACTTTACTTCTTTGCCAAAGATCTTGAGAG TTACGAAAGAGACTACAAGTTCCTGTTGGATGCTATGATCAAGAATGATCTAGCCCTCAAAGGGAATTTCGATGGTGTTGAACTTCTGATATTCCCATCAAATCAGCTTCCTGAGAGATCACAAC GTTGGAATATGCTGTTTTTCCTATGGGGTGTTTTCAGGACAACGAGGGTGCATCGTTTGGATTTTACTAAGGAGACGTGTGTTCCCAGCTTGAGCAACTCATTGGATAAATATGGAACTTTGTCGGAGAACCTATGCATACCTAAGCATATAGATGAATTTTCTGCTTCTGACAAATGTCGTGATGTAGCATCTGCAGCCAATTCCCTTCTTCATATGGGTCCCACAGTTAGCAAGGATCATGTGAGCAAAGATACTTATCCTGAGGAGGTACGTTCAGGTTCAAAAGTGAGCTTGGTGGTACAGGATAGTAGGCTTGACTCCAACACAACAAACAATGCAGGCTTGTCTGAAGGAGTTCCATGCACCGCTCCCCTg CAGCAGGAAATTTGCCTTCGAGGGAGCGGACTTGGCACAGAAATTAAATCTTCTATTCCAATAACTGGGTCAAATAGCTCCAACAAAGGTGAGAAGAGGCAAGTGCATTGGGTCACTTCTGGTGATAGAGAAGGTGCTGAGTATTTGAAGATTCGTCCTATTTCCAATCAAGAGGTAGCCATTGCTGGGAGTGTTGGTGAGGAGACAATTCCAGATAGAAAGAAAAGGGTTGGTCTCGCAGGAGGTGTTGAGGAGGTGATTCTGGATGGAGTAAACATAGAGAGTGTTGAATGTAAACAAGATAAGGAATTGAAGAGAGATTACGGATATAAGGAAATAGAAGCAGCTTTGGTGAGAGACTTGACAGCAGGAGTCAACTCTTTTCAGTCTAGTAAAAGAAAACATCCTCATATAGCTCTTTCAGAGACAGCAGCTTCTGCAGCCACAAATCAAGAAATGTCATGGAATGAGGTGAATAGTACACAGATAGATGGTGAGGGTGATAGTAAGAAGCCAAAAATTGGTTCAAGTGGATTGTATGGTTGTAGCATATCTAGAGGTACAAATGCTGTTGATGATGGTTTTGTCTCACATAATTATATGGGTCCTTGTTCTATGGTCGAGAAGAGATGCGTTGAAGCCTGTGAGGAGAAAGTTATTCCAGAGGACTTGGGAACTACTGAGAGATACTTTTTTCCTGTGGATTCACGGCATGTTCAGCATTTTCACACGGTTGAGAACTCTGTGCCTTGGAAAGGTTCCTCATCAGGAGATGAGGATAAGTCTCGTGATGGGTTCCCAAGTCTCGAGCTTGCTCTAGGGGCAGAAACAAAACCGCAAAATAAGGGAATCCTGCCCTTCTTTGTTGGATTAGCGGACGAGAAAAATAACCAGGATAAGCCTTTAGATGCCGTGGTGGATGAGAAAGATGATGATGCCTCTGCCTCCCTTTCCCTTTCCCTTTCATTCCCATTCCCGGACAAGGAAAAGCCTGTGAAACCTGTTTCAAAATCGGAACAGCTTCTGCCTGAAAGGCATCATGTGAATACATCACTGCTTCTCTTTGGGCGCCTTCCAGACAAATAA